The following proteins are encoded in a genomic region of Saccharopolyspora antimicrobica:
- a CDS encoding barstar family protein, with amino-acid sequence MSEVEMPSADITAREAAREAEERGATAHVLDGSDLTSKRTTLEGIAAVLNFPEWTGRNLDALYDCLTDLSWLSEGEHVLIWSGAQTLAAHDPKAFGRIKAVLRDAAEHPICGRTFTSVLTER; translated from the coding sequence GTGAGCGAGGTGGAAATGCCCTCCGCCGACATCACGGCGCGCGAGGCCGCGCGAGAAGCCGAGGAGCGCGGGGCGACCGCGCACGTCCTCGACGGTTCGGACCTGACCAGCAAGCGCACCACGCTGGAAGGCATCGCGGCGGTGCTGAACTTCCCGGAGTGGACCGGCCGCAACCTCGACGCCCTCTACGACTGCCTGACCGACCTGTCCTGGCTGTCCGAGGGCGAGCACGTGCTGATCTGGTCGGGCGCCCAGACCCTGGCCGCGCACGACCCGAAGGCCTTCGGCCGGATCAAGGCGGTTCTGCGCGACGCGGCGGAGCACCCGATCTGCGGCCGGACCTTCACCTCGGTGCTCACCGAGCGCTGA
- a CDS encoding ribonuclease domain-containing protein, with product MTSRRRISTALIGLIALVVIGWFVRDYAVTDAPPAGSQPAAAVPGAESGLPIQELSALPPEAGQTWKLIQSGGPFPYPHKDGTVFGNREGVLPDEKAGYYHEYTVPTPGSRDRGARRLVTGDRSELYYTSDHYESFVVVDITG from the coding sequence GTGACCTCGCGCAGGCGCATCTCGACCGCGCTGATCGGGCTCATCGCCCTGGTCGTCATCGGGTGGTTCGTCCGCGACTACGCCGTCACCGACGCCCCGCCGGCTGGCAGCCAGCCCGCCGCGGCGGTTCCCGGCGCCGAATCCGGCCTGCCGATCCAGGAGCTGTCCGCGCTACCGCCGGAAGCCGGCCAGACCTGGAAGCTGATCCAGAGCGGCGGGCCGTTCCCGTACCCGCACAAGGACGGCACGGTCTTCGGCAACCGGGAGGGCGTCCTGCCCGACGAGAAGGCGGGCTACTACCACGAGTACACCGTGCCGACGCCGGGTTCCCGAGATCGAGGAGCCCGACGGCTGGTCACCGGCGACCGTTCTGAGCTTTACTACACCAGCGATCACTACGAGTCTTTCGTGGTTGTCGACATCACGGGTTGA